Proteins from one Panthera leo isolate Ple1 chromosome D1, P.leo_Ple1_pat1.1, whole genome shotgun sequence genomic window:
- the CCDC88B gene encoding coiled-coil domain-containing protein 88B isoform X2: MDGGKGPRLRDFLSGSLATWALGLAGLVGEAEEPEEEEEEEGEGPLGPEKRFLHLIDGALLLRVLGIVVPSSRGGLQRVSGPDGPAAWRVRNLNHLWGRLRDFYQEELQLLVLSPPPDLQTLAFDPFSEEAVEELEGILRLLLGASVQCQHRELFIRHIQGLSLEVQSDLAAAIQEVTQPGAGVVLALAGREPGELEPQELEMLFRSLMGTLLRLARERDVGAQRLAELLLERQPAPLLPEAPARTPPEGPSHHLALQLANTKAQLRRLRQELEEKAELLLDSQAEVQGLEAEIRRLRQEAQALSGQAKRAELYREEVEALRERAGRLPRLQEELRRCRERLQAAEACKSQLEEERVLSGALEASKALLEEQLEAAQERCARLHEAQRENLLLRTRLGEAHAELDSVRHQVDQLTEENVELELELQRSLEPPLGSPGEAPPPGATPSLHDEVREAEARRLRTLEKENQELRGLLQVLQGQPGGQHPLLEEQSEDSLVPEPDVAPQTCLTSDRGPQGLAGQVGDGGTQALDLASPVSDSALARSPVRPQASDSGPQVIERPLQTAAMTPRTSDLTLQESGSAVAAQESLEKAGHGALLQTPTSAVPSQDPETEIQAEPSGGDTGESGPEAQVRRQEGPASKPAASELSLCAQMEAQETPGQGLDLLKGQTEGREHAQKLEGLVGDPAQQNPQQKSEGASEAQTWEGPIPGEIPAGGVPEQEALREEVAQLKREAEALGAELEAQARRLEARATEAARLSEELAQARKAEAEAQREVEARAGEQARLREAVEAAGRELEAAAREREALAEALATSGRERRQWEREGPRLRARAEAAEERLQVLESEGRQRLQEAERERQALKEELEKAWLRGQELGARLEHLQSELEQAGLERQAFLREQEIQQQRYQGLEQRLEAELQAAATSKEEALRELKMRALQLEQELVQLRQGSVGQGPEGHDELRIPGAQSGRLIEMERNNATLVAEKVALQGQLQHLEGQLGNLQGRAQELLLQSQRAQEHSSRLQAEKSILERQGQELHRKLGVLEEEVRAARQSHEETRGQQQALLRDHEALAQLQRRQEAELEGLLARHRDLKANMRALELAHRELQGRHEQLQAQRANVEAQEVALLAERERLMQDGHRQRGLEEELRRLQSEHDRAQMLLAEVSRERGELQGERGELRSRLARLELERAQLEVQSQRLRESNQQLDLSACRLTTQCELLTELRSAQEEENRQLLAEVQALSRENRELLERSLESRDHLHREQREYLDQLNALRREKQKLVEKIMDQYRVLEPGPLPRIKKGSWLADKVKRLMRPRREGGLHGGPRLGADGAGSTESLGGPPETELPKGREADGTAVPRTSEQQGTLVRGHLSQSADEEAEAQGGDVPCPRSHRSLSPAPMRRAQSSLCLRDETLAGGQRRKLSSRFPVGRSSESFSPGDTPRQRFRQRQRRPGPLGAPSAHGKGPGVGWDGSIETLSEHEADVNREGLKVPEPEKRPLTPSLSQ; this comes from the exons ATGGATGGGGGCAAGGGGCCCAGACTCAGAGACTTCCTGAGTGGGAGCCTGGCCACCTgg GCGCTGGGACTGGCCGGCCTAGTGGGAGAGGCGGAGGAgccggaggaggaagaggaggaggaaggagaggggcccCTTGGCCCGGAGAAGAGGTTCCTGCATCTCATCGATGGGGCCCTGCTGCTCCGCGTGCTGGGCATCGT AGTTCCCAGTTCCCGAGGAGGACTTCAGAGGGTCAGCGGCCCTGATGGCCCCGCAGCCTGGCGAGTGCGGAACCTGAACCACCTGTGGGGCCGCCTGAGGGACTTCTAccag gagGAGCTGCAGCTGCTGGTCCTGTCGCCACCCCCAGACCTCCAGACTTTGGCTTTTGACCCCTTCTCAG AGGAGGCAGTGGAGGAGTTGGAAGGCATCCTTCGGCTGTTGCTGGGGGCGTCAGTGcag TGCCAGCACCGGGAACTCTTCATCCGACACATCCAGGGCCTCAGCCTCGAGGTCCAGAGTGACTTGGCTGCTGCTATCCAGGAG GTGACCCAGCCTGGGGCAGGCGTGGTGCTGGCACTGGCTGGGCGAGAGCCTGGGGAGCTGGAGCCTCAGGAGCTGGAGATGCTGTTCCGGAGCCTGATGGGGACCTTGTTAAGGCTGGCGCGGGAGCGCGACGTGGGGGCCCAG CGCCTGGCCGAACTGTTGCTGGAGAGACAGCCGGCCCCCTTGCTGCCGGAGGCTCCTGCTAGGACTCCTCCAGAGGGTCCCTCACACCACCTGGCCCTGCAGCTGGCCAACACCAAGGCCCAGCTGCGGCGCCTGCGGCAGGAGCT ggAGGAGAAGGCCGAGCTGCTGCTAGACTCCCAGGCGGAGGTGCAGGGCTTGGAGGCCGAAATCCGAAGGCTCCGCCAGGAG GCCCAGGCGCTGTCGGGACAGGCCAAGCGGGCCGAGCTGTACCGCGAGGAGGTAGAGGCGCTGCGGGAGCGCGCCGGCCGCCTGCCCCGCCTGCAGGAGGAGCTGCGACGCTGCCGCGAGCGGCTGCAGGCGGCCGAGGCCTGCAAAAGCCAGCTGGAG gAGGAACGGGTGCTCTCGGGGGCTCTGGAAGCCTCGAAGGCGCTCCTGGAGGAGCAGCTGGAGGCCGCTCAAGAGCGTTGCGCTCGGCTGCATGAGGCCCAGCGTGAGAACCTGTTGCTGCGGACTCGTTTGGGCGAGGCTCACGCG GAGCTGGACTCTGTGCGGCATCAGGTGGACCAGCTGACCGAGGAGAATGTGGAGCTGGAGCTCGAGCTTCagcggagcctggagccacccCTGGGCTCTCCTGGGGAGG CACCCCCGCCCGGAGCAACTCCTTCACTTCATGATgaagtgagagaggcagaggcccGGCGGCTGCGGACCCTGGAGAAGGAGAACCAGGAGCTTCGTGGCTTGCTACAGGTGCTACAGGGGCAGCCTGGAGGCCAG CACCCCCTGCTGGAAGAGCAGAGCGAGGACTCCTTGGTTCCAGAGCCGGATGTGGCTCCCCAGACTTGCCTGACCTCAGACCGTGGCCCCCAGGGTTTGGCTGGCCAGGTGGGGGATGGAGGCACCCAGGCCTTGGACCTGGCTTCCCCCGTGTCAGACTCGGCCCTTGCGAGATCACCTGTGCGTCCCCAGGCATCTGACTCAGGCCCACAGGTGATAGAGAGGCCCCTCCAGACGGCTGCCATGACCCCTCGGACCTCAGACTTGACCCTCCAGGAATCAGGTTCTGCTGTAGCAGCACAGGAGTCCCTGGAGAAGGCTGGCCATGGAGCCCTTCTCCAGACTCCCACCTCCGCGGTCCCATCTCAAGATCCAGAGACTGAAATTCAGGCTGAGCCGTCGGGAGGAGACACTGGAGAGTCAGGGCCCGAAGCCCAGGTGCGGAGACAGGAGGGCCCTGCGAGCAAGCCTGCAGCCTCGGAGCTTAGCCTCTGTGCTCAAATGGAGGCGCAGGAGACCCCAGGCCAAGGGCTGGACCTACtcaaggggcagacagagggcagGGAACATGCACAGAAGCTGGAGGGGTTGGTTGGGGACCCAGCGCAGCAAAATCCACAGCAGAAGTCGGAAGGGGCTTCGGAGGCCCAGACCTGGGAGGGGCCGATCCCAGGGGAGATCCCGGCTGGTGGTGTCCCGGAGCAGGAGGCCCTGAGGGAGGAGGTGGCCCAGCTGAAGAGGGAGGCCGAGGCACTGGGAGCGGAGCTAGAGGCCCAGGCCCGGCGGCTGGAGGCCCGAGCCACGGAGGCCGCCCGGCTCTCCGAGGAGCTGGCTCAGGCGCGGAAGGCAGAGGCCGAGGCCCAGCGGGAAGTGGAGGCCCGGGCCGGGGAGCAGGCTCGGCTGCGGGAGGCAGTGGAGGCAGCCGGCCGGGAGCTGGAGGCTGCGGCGCGTGAACGGGAGGCGCTGGCAGAGGCCCTGGCGACATCGGGCCGAGAGCGGAGGCAGTGGGAGCGCGAGGGGCCCAGACTGAGGGCCCGGGCCGAGGCCGCCGAGGAGCGGCTTCAAGTGCTGGAGAGCGAGGGCCGTCAACGCCTGCAGGAGGCcgagagggagaggcaggcccTCAAGGAG GAGCTAGAGAAGGCCTGGTTGaggggccaggagctgggggccCGGCTGGAACACCTGCAGAGTGAGCTCGAACAGGCGGGTCTGGAGCGACAGGCGTTTCTGCGGGAACAGGAGATCCAGCAACAGAG GTACCAGGGCCTGGAGCAGCGGCTGGAGGCTGAGCTGCAGGCGGCGGCCACCAGCAAGGAGGAGGCGCTGAGGGAACTCAAGATGAGGGCCCTGCAGCTGGAACAGGAGCTGGTCCAG CTGCGCCAGGGCTCCGTGGGACAGGGGCCGGAGGGGCACGATGAGCTGAGGATCCCGGGGGCCCAGAGTGGGCGGCTCATCGAGATGGAACGCAAC AATGCAACGCTGGTGGCCGAGAAGGTGGCTTTGCAGGGGCAGCTCCAGCACCTGGAGGGGCAGCTGGGCAACCTGCAGGGCCGGGCCCAGGAGCTCCTCCTGCAGAGTCAGCGGGCCCAGGAGCACAGCAGCCGCCTGCAG GCTGAAAAGTCTATACTggagaggcagggccaggagcTGCATAGGAAGCTGGGGGTGCTGGAGGAGGAGGTGCGGGCGGCGCGGCAGTCCCACGAGGAGACCCGGGGGCAGCAGCAGGCTTTGCTTCGGGACCACGAGGCCCTGGCTCAGCTGCAGCGGCGACAGGAGGCCGAGCTAGAGGGACTGCTGGCCCGGCACCGCGACCTCAAGGCTAACATGCGGGCGCTGGAGCTGGCCCACCGGGAGCTGCAGGGCCG GCACGAGCAGCTGCAGGCCCAGAGGGCCAACGTGGAGGCGCAGGAGGTGGCCCTGCTGGCAGAGCGAGAACGCCTGATGCAGGACGGGCATCGGCAGCGGGGCCTGGAGGAGGAGCTGCGGAGGCTGCAGAGTGAGCACGACAG GGCTCAGATGCTGCTGGCGGAGGTGTCCCGGGAGCGAGGCGAGCTGCAGGGTGAACGCGGGGAGCTGCGGAGCCGGCTGGCGCGGCTGGAGCTGGAGCGAGCGCAGCTAGAGGTGCAGAGTCAGCGACTGCGGGAGTCGAACCAGCAGCTGGACCTGAGCGCCTGCCGGCTGACCACGCAGTGCGAG CTGTTGACCGAGCTTCGGAGCGCCCAGGAAGAGGAGAACCGGCAGCTGCTGGCCGAGGTGCAGGCGCTGAGCCGGGAGAACCGGGAGCTCCTGGAGCGCAGCCTGGAGAGCCGCGACCACCTACACCGAGAGCAGCGGGAGTACCT GGACCAGCTCAACGCCTTGCGCCGTGAGAAACAGAAGCTGGTGGAGAAGATCATGGACCAGTACCGGGTGCTGGAGCCTGGGCCCCTGCCCCGGATCAA GAAGGGCAGCTGGTTGGCAGACAAGGTGAAGAGGCTGATGCGGCCCCGGCGGGAGGGGGGCCTCCATGGGGGGCCACGCCTGGGGGCCGATGGGGCCGGCAGCACCGAGAGCCTGGGGGGCCCCCCAGAGACGgagctccccaagggcagggaggCAGATGGGACAG CGGTGCCTAGAACCTCGGAGCAGCAGGGGACTTTAGTGAGAGGTCATTTATCCCAGTCAGCagacgaggaagctgaggcccagggaggggacgtgccttgcccaaggtcacaca GGTCCCTTTCACCGGCGCCCATGCGCAGAGCCCAGAGCTCCCTCTGCCTGCGGGACGAGACCCTGGCAGGGGGGCAGCGGCGGAAACTCAGCTCACGGTTCCCCGTGGGGCGAAGCTCTGAATCATTCAGCCCCGGGGACACGCCCAGGCAACGTTTCCGACAGCGACAGCGCAGGCCAGGCCCCCTGGGGGCACCCAGCGCCCATGGCAAAG GACCTGGCGTGGGATGGGATGGCTCCATTGAGACCCTGTCAGAACACGAAGCAGATGTCAAccgagagg GCCTCAAGGTGCCGGAGCCGGAGAAACGCCCTCTCACACCCTCCCTCAGCCAGTGA
- the CCDC88B gene encoding coiled-coil domain-containing protein 88B isoform X3 — protein sequence MDGGKGPRLRDFLSGSLATWALGLAGLVGEAEEPEEEEEEEGEGPLGPEKRFLHLIDGALLLRVLGIVVPSSRGGLQRVSGPDGPAAWRVRNLNHLWGRLRDFYQEELQLLVLSPPPDLQTLAFDPFSEEAVEELEGILRLLLGASVQCQHRELFIRHIQGLSLEVQSDLAAAIQEVTQPGAGVVLALAGREPGELEPQELEMLFRSLMGTLLRLARERDVGAQRLAELLLERQPAPLLPEAPARTPPEGPSHHLALQLANTKAQLRRLRQELEEKAELLLDSQAEVQGLEAEIRRLRQEAQALSGQAKRAELYREEVEALRERAGRLPRLQEELRRCRERLQAAEACKSQLEEERVLSGALEASKALLEEQLEAAQERCARLHEAQRENLLLRTRLGEAHAELDSVRHQVDQLTEENVELELELQRSLEPPLGSPGEAPPPGATPSLHDEVREAEARRLRTLEKENQELRGLLQVLQGQPGGQHPLLEEQSEDSLVPEPDVAPQTCLTSDRGPQGLAGQVGDGGTQALDLASPVSDSALARSPVRPQASDSGPQVIERPLQTAAMTPRTSDLTLQESGSAVAAQESLEKAGHGALLQTPTSAVPSQDPETEIQAEPSGGDTGESGPEAQVRRQEGPASKPAASELSLCAQMEAQETPGQGLDLLKGQTEGREHAQKLEGLVGDPAQQNPQQKSEGASEAQTWEGPIPGEIPAGGVPEQEALREEVAQLKREAEALGAELEAQARRLEARATEAARLSEELAQARKAEAEAQREVEARAGEQARLREAVEAAGRELEAAAREREALAEALATSGRERRQWEREGPRLRARAEAAEERLQVLESEGRQRLQEAERERQALKEELEKAWLRGQELGARLEHLQSELEQAGLERQAFLREQEIQQQRYQGLEQRLEAELQAAATSKEEALRELKMRALQLEQELVQLRQGSVGQGPEGHDELRIPGAQSGRLIEMERNNATLVAEKVALQGQLQHLEGQLGNLQGRAQELLLQSQRAQEHSSRLQAEKSILERQGQELHRKLGVLEEEVRAARQSHEETRGQQQALLRDHEALAQLQRRQEAELEGLLARHRDLKANMRALELAHRELQGRHEQLQAQRANVEAQEVALLAERERLMQDGHRQRGLEEELRRLQSEHDRAQMLLAEVSRERGELQGERGELRSRLARLELERAQLEVQSQRLRESNQQLDLSACRLTTQCELLTELRSAQEEENRQLLAEVQALSRENRELLERSLESRDHLHREQREYLDQLNALRREKQKLVEKIMDQYRVLEPGPLPRIKKGSWLADKVKRLMRPRREGGLHGGPRLGADGAGSTESLGGPPETELPKGREADGTGSLSPAPMRRAQSSLCLRDETLAGGQRRKLSSRFPVGRSSESFSPGDTPRQRFRQRQRRPGPLGAPSAHGKGPGVGWDGSIETLSEHEADVNREGLKVPEPEKRPLTPSLSQ from the exons ATGGATGGGGGCAAGGGGCCCAGACTCAGAGACTTCCTGAGTGGGAGCCTGGCCACCTgg GCGCTGGGACTGGCCGGCCTAGTGGGAGAGGCGGAGGAgccggaggaggaagaggaggaggaaggagaggggcccCTTGGCCCGGAGAAGAGGTTCCTGCATCTCATCGATGGGGCCCTGCTGCTCCGCGTGCTGGGCATCGT AGTTCCCAGTTCCCGAGGAGGACTTCAGAGGGTCAGCGGCCCTGATGGCCCCGCAGCCTGGCGAGTGCGGAACCTGAACCACCTGTGGGGCCGCCTGAGGGACTTCTAccag gagGAGCTGCAGCTGCTGGTCCTGTCGCCACCCCCAGACCTCCAGACTTTGGCTTTTGACCCCTTCTCAG AGGAGGCAGTGGAGGAGTTGGAAGGCATCCTTCGGCTGTTGCTGGGGGCGTCAGTGcag TGCCAGCACCGGGAACTCTTCATCCGACACATCCAGGGCCTCAGCCTCGAGGTCCAGAGTGACTTGGCTGCTGCTATCCAGGAG GTGACCCAGCCTGGGGCAGGCGTGGTGCTGGCACTGGCTGGGCGAGAGCCTGGGGAGCTGGAGCCTCAGGAGCTGGAGATGCTGTTCCGGAGCCTGATGGGGACCTTGTTAAGGCTGGCGCGGGAGCGCGACGTGGGGGCCCAG CGCCTGGCCGAACTGTTGCTGGAGAGACAGCCGGCCCCCTTGCTGCCGGAGGCTCCTGCTAGGACTCCTCCAGAGGGTCCCTCACACCACCTGGCCCTGCAGCTGGCCAACACCAAGGCCCAGCTGCGGCGCCTGCGGCAGGAGCT ggAGGAGAAGGCCGAGCTGCTGCTAGACTCCCAGGCGGAGGTGCAGGGCTTGGAGGCCGAAATCCGAAGGCTCCGCCAGGAG GCCCAGGCGCTGTCGGGACAGGCCAAGCGGGCCGAGCTGTACCGCGAGGAGGTAGAGGCGCTGCGGGAGCGCGCCGGCCGCCTGCCCCGCCTGCAGGAGGAGCTGCGACGCTGCCGCGAGCGGCTGCAGGCGGCCGAGGCCTGCAAAAGCCAGCTGGAG gAGGAACGGGTGCTCTCGGGGGCTCTGGAAGCCTCGAAGGCGCTCCTGGAGGAGCAGCTGGAGGCCGCTCAAGAGCGTTGCGCTCGGCTGCATGAGGCCCAGCGTGAGAACCTGTTGCTGCGGACTCGTTTGGGCGAGGCTCACGCG GAGCTGGACTCTGTGCGGCATCAGGTGGACCAGCTGACCGAGGAGAATGTGGAGCTGGAGCTCGAGCTTCagcggagcctggagccacccCTGGGCTCTCCTGGGGAGG CACCCCCGCCCGGAGCAACTCCTTCACTTCATGATgaagtgagagaggcagaggcccGGCGGCTGCGGACCCTGGAGAAGGAGAACCAGGAGCTTCGTGGCTTGCTACAGGTGCTACAGGGGCAGCCTGGAGGCCAG CACCCCCTGCTGGAAGAGCAGAGCGAGGACTCCTTGGTTCCAGAGCCGGATGTGGCTCCCCAGACTTGCCTGACCTCAGACCGTGGCCCCCAGGGTTTGGCTGGCCAGGTGGGGGATGGAGGCACCCAGGCCTTGGACCTGGCTTCCCCCGTGTCAGACTCGGCCCTTGCGAGATCACCTGTGCGTCCCCAGGCATCTGACTCAGGCCCACAGGTGATAGAGAGGCCCCTCCAGACGGCTGCCATGACCCCTCGGACCTCAGACTTGACCCTCCAGGAATCAGGTTCTGCTGTAGCAGCACAGGAGTCCCTGGAGAAGGCTGGCCATGGAGCCCTTCTCCAGACTCCCACCTCCGCGGTCCCATCTCAAGATCCAGAGACTGAAATTCAGGCTGAGCCGTCGGGAGGAGACACTGGAGAGTCAGGGCCCGAAGCCCAGGTGCGGAGACAGGAGGGCCCTGCGAGCAAGCCTGCAGCCTCGGAGCTTAGCCTCTGTGCTCAAATGGAGGCGCAGGAGACCCCAGGCCAAGGGCTGGACCTACtcaaggggcagacagagggcagGGAACATGCACAGAAGCTGGAGGGGTTGGTTGGGGACCCAGCGCAGCAAAATCCACAGCAGAAGTCGGAAGGGGCTTCGGAGGCCCAGACCTGGGAGGGGCCGATCCCAGGGGAGATCCCGGCTGGTGGTGTCCCGGAGCAGGAGGCCCTGAGGGAGGAGGTGGCCCAGCTGAAGAGGGAGGCCGAGGCACTGGGAGCGGAGCTAGAGGCCCAGGCCCGGCGGCTGGAGGCCCGAGCCACGGAGGCCGCCCGGCTCTCCGAGGAGCTGGCTCAGGCGCGGAAGGCAGAGGCCGAGGCCCAGCGGGAAGTGGAGGCCCGGGCCGGGGAGCAGGCTCGGCTGCGGGAGGCAGTGGAGGCAGCCGGCCGGGAGCTGGAGGCTGCGGCGCGTGAACGGGAGGCGCTGGCAGAGGCCCTGGCGACATCGGGCCGAGAGCGGAGGCAGTGGGAGCGCGAGGGGCCCAGACTGAGGGCCCGGGCCGAGGCCGCCGAGGAGCGGCTTCAAGTGCTGGAGAGCGAGGGCCGTCAACGCCTGCAGGAGGCcgagagggagaggcaggcccTCAAGGAG GAGCTAGAGAAGGCCTGGTTGaggggccaggagctgggggccCGGCTGGAACACCTGCAGAGTGAGCTCGAACAGGCGGGTCTGGAGCGACAGGCGTTTCTGCGGGAACAGGAGATCCAGCAACAGAG GTACCAGGGCCTGGAGCAGCGGCTGGAGGCTGAGCTGCAGGCGGCGGCCACCAGCAAGGAGGAGGCGCTGAGGGAACTCAAGATGAGGGCCCTGCAGCTGGAACAGGAGCTGGTCCAG CTGCGCCAGGGCTCCGTGGGACAGGGGCCGGAGGGGCACGATGAGCTGAGGATCCCGGGGGCCCAGAGTGGGCGGCTCATCGAGATGGAACGCAAC AATGCAACGCTGGTGGCCGAGAAGGTGGCTTTGCAGGGGCAGCTCCAGCACCTGGAGGGGCAGCTGGGCAACCTGCAGGGCCGGGCCCAGGAGCTCCTCCTGCAGAGTCAGCGGGCCCAGGAGCACAGCAGCCGCCTGCAG GCTGAAAAGTCTATACTggagaggcagggccaggagcTGCATAGGAAGCTGGGGGTGCTGGAGGAGGAGGTGCGGGCGGCGCGGCAGTCCCACGAGGAGACCCGGGGGCAGCAGCAGGCTTTGCTTCGGGACCACGAGGCCCTGGCTCAGCTGCAGCGGCGACAGGAGGCCGAGCTAGAGGGACTGCTGGCCCGGCACCGCGACCTCAAGGCTAACATGCGGGCGCTGGAGCTGGCCCACCGGGAGCTGCAGGGCCG GCACGAGCAGCTGCAGGCCCAGAGGGCCAACGTGGAGGCGCAGGAGGTGGCCCTGCTGGCAGAGCGAGAACGCCTGATGCAGGACGGGCATCGGCAGCGGGGCCTGGAGGAGGAGCTGCGGAGGCTGCAGAGTGAGCACGACAG GGCTCAGATGCTGCTGGCGGAGGTGTCCCGGGAGCGAGGCGAGCTGCAGGGTGAACGCGGGGAGCTGCGGAGCCGGCTGGCGCGGCTGGAGCTGGAGCGAGCGCAGCTAGAGGTGCAGAGTCAGCGACTGCGGGAGTCGAACCAGCAGCTGGACCTGAGCGCCTGCCGGCTGACCACGCAGTGCGAG CTGTTGACCGAGCTTCGGAGCGCCCAGGAAGAGGAGAACCGGCAGCTGCTGGCCGAGGTGCAGGCGCTGAGCCGGGAGAACCGGGAGCTCCTGGAGCGCAGCCTGGAGAGCCGCGACCACCTACACCGAGAGCAGCGGGAGTACCT GGACCAGCTCAACGCCTTGCGCCGTGAGAAACAGAAGCTGGTGGAGAAGATCATGGACCAGTACCGGGTGCTGGAGCCTGGGCCCCTGCCCCGGATCAA GAAGGGCAGCTGGTTGGCAGACAAGGTGAAGAGGCTGATGCGGCCCCGGCGGGAGGGGGGCCTCCATGGGGGGCCACGCCTGGGGGCCGATGGGGCCGGCAGCACCGAGAGCCTGGGGGGCCCCCCAGAGACGgagctccccaagggcagggaggCAGATGGGACAG GGTCCCTTTCACCGGCGCCCATGCGCAGAGCCCAGAGCTCCCTCTGCCTGCGGGACGAGACCCTGGCAGGGGGGCAGCGGCGGAAACTCAGCTCACGGTTCCCCGTGGGGCGAAGCTCTGAATCATTCAGCCCCGGGGACACGCCCAGGCAACGTTTCCGACAGCGACAGCGCAGGCCAGGCCCCCTGGGGGCACCCAGCGCCCATGGCAAAG GACCTGGCGTGGGATGGGATGGCTCCATTGAGACCCTGTCAGAACACGAAGCAGATGTCAAccgagagg GCCTCAAGGTGCCGGAGCCGGAGAAACGCCCTCTCACACCCTCCCTCAGCCAGTGA